From Portunus trituberculatus isolate SZX2019 chromosome 50, ASM1759143v1, whole genome shotgun sequence, the proteins below share one genomic window:
- the LOC123499973 gene encoding uncharacterized protein LOC123499973, whose translation MSRSNSSGPSLKKKFVGLIRQISQSGSGSGTGEAQSTIPRPDTFIHKYLQGECRGVQPTIVYGRSCEELPSRPLRTPRPQVLAAYTGPAGGLTSVNRGGHPPLQRDEADLDFIDADDATSDAQPNAYVTSQKPPPRKTPYYDLASYFRKREPEAKGQGGEGGVRSGSSDDSLDREAPSWRGEAPSPLSPNPGRAPPSAFLQFGDGPLNYGLRLPRGEDGCCLNGVGAGSGGHGSDAVSGEASDIGGGGAYSNTGRCWQGDAGGTDMVEAVLVSCRDEGGGQVVNQLVEPQLDQNLNPLITLHTAVLDNQTIDNHTDHSLHDTHTDHQLDDNHTDQRPDDNQTVAICENGNYTGEERNPVDGNDVGEDDAILAGDTEGNLDSQRARFLTLDLVEAGLLAVPDPDLKRSEKEEIAGLLNWNRPHHRAYGLSTTLYEKHPLTSERAGNPIADAFGVVAREDSAVLALADGVNWGEKASIAARCAIHGCLHYLNTALYSPAAAPPETTTDVFVALLRSFHSAHSLILQEDGMLTTLTAAVIMPLANREQYVVCVCNVGDSLAYVFSHKHGVREITQGSHDIYSMRDMRDALGALGPVDGTNPELNNLTCSLTYCEAGDIVFLTSDGISDNFDPVVGKFAIPRKETPPAPKDAQGNGKEQQNGVENMRGGDASKEDQGKHQPQSSASRQTQQTGGRQQQHHHKHGSGRQHGSASRQHHSQHSSGRQQQQQQRSARVRRTPSASKDQPNSGQPRTAKQAVTNVKSVGAGLPENEEEEVKDPFLPLVEAHQRHELTLLRMEDLLRCGLTSPGPVTTAQGLCLEMVHFATKLTVAKRRILEDPDLYSSTSKELSRSQQRNRRRKVCEKLALVPGKLDHATVVAYTVGLYQDPDAPDPEEYPLVRPHMFRPAPLASPDSTRSLVSQLEEARPADLPTVSAGGAAHAAGPESKASPFSQDKENLSPNTAPVPCRPTLIETIV comes from the exons GGAGTGCCGAGGGGTACAGCCCACCATTGTGTATGGCCGCAGCTGTGAGGAGCTACCGTCGCGGCCTCTGCGTACCCCGCGCCCCCAAGTGCTAGCCGCCTACACGGGACCTGCCGGAGGCCTCACTTCCGTCAACAGAGGTGGTCATCCTCCTCTCCAGCGGGATGAGGCCGACCTAGACTTCATCGATGCTGATGACGCGACTTCCGACGCCCAACCCAACGCCTATGTCACCTCTCAGAAGCCGCCGCCACGTAAGACGCCGTATTACGACCTGGCATCGTATTTTCGCAAGCGGGAGCCTGAGGCCAAGGGGCAGGGCGGGGAGGGCGGGGTGCGGAGCGGGAGTAGTGACGACTCCCTGGACCGCGAGGCGCCGTCTTGGAGGGGCGAGgcgccctcccctctctctcctaatcCTGGCCGAGCCCCGCCCTCCGCTTTCCTCCAGTTTGGTGACGGGCCCCTCAACTATGGCCTCAGGTTACCCAGGGGCGAGGATGGCTGCTGCCTGAACGGTGTCggggctggtagtggtggtcatgGTAGTGATGCTGTTAGTGGGGAAGCTAgcgatattggtggtggtggtgcttacaGTAACACTGGTAGGTGCTGGCAGGGTGACGCTGGTGGGACCGACATGGTGGAGGCGGTGCTGGTGAGCTGTCGGGACGAAGGCGGCGGCCAGGTGGTGAATCAACTGGTGGAGCCGCAACTGGATCAGAACCTCAACCCGCTCATCACCCTTCACACGGCGGTGCTCGACAACCAAACCATCGACAACCACACCGATCACTCCCTCCATGACACCCACACCGACCATCAACTAGATGACAACCACACAGATCAACGACCCGACGACAACCAAACTGTTGCCATCTGTGAGAACGGCAACTACACGGGCGAAGAGAGGAACCCCGTTGATGGGAATGACGTGGGTGAAGATGACGCGATACTGGCAGGAGACACTGAGGGTAACCTCGACAGTCAGCGAGCGAGGTTCCTCACCCTTGACCTGGTGGAGGCTGGGCTGTTAGCAG TCCCAGATCCTGACCTGAAGaggagtgagaaggaggagatagctGGGCTGCTGAACTGGAATCGTCCTCACCACAGAGCATATGGCCTCTCAACCACCTTGTATGAGAAACACCCACTCACCAGTGAAcgagcag GCAATCCCATTGCCGATGCATTTGGAGTGGTGGCTCGGGAAGATAGTGCTGTTCTGGCTCTAGCTGATGGTGTCAACTGGGGGGAGAAGGCCAGCATAGCAGCAAGATGTGCTATCCATGGTTGCCTTCACTACCTCAACACCGCTCTCTACTCCCCTGCAGCAGCTCCACCAGAAACCACCACG GATGTTTTTGTGGCATTGCTGAGGTCCTTCCATTCAGCACACAGTCTTATCCTTCAGGAGGATGGTATGCTCACCACCCTTACAGCTGCAGTGATCATGCCTTTGGCGAATAGAGAgcagtatgtggtgtgtgtgtgcaatgtagGGGACTCCTTGGCCTATGTATTCTCTCATAAGCATGGTGTTCGGGAAATCACACAGG GCTCACATGATATCTACAGCATGAGGGATATGCGGGATGCCCTTGGAGCCTTGGGCCCTGTGGATGGCACAAACCCAGAACTTAACAACTTGACCTGTTCTCTAACTTACTGTGAGGCAGGAGATATTGTCTTCCTTACCAGTGATGGCATCTCTGACAACTTTGATCCTGTGGTGGGTAAGTTTGCCATTCCTCGGAAGGAAACTCCACCAGCCCCTAAAGATGCTCAGGGTAATGGGAAAGAGCAACAGAATGGGGTAGAAAATAtgcgtggtggtgatgcaagCAAAGAAGACCAAGGCAAACATCAGCCTCAGTCCTCAGCAAGTAGACAGACACAACAAACAGGAGGGAGGCAACAGCAGCATCATCATAAGCATGGTTCTGGAAGGCAGCATGGATCGGCTAGTCGACAACATCACTCTCAACACTCCTCAGGcagacagcagcaacagcaacagcgaaGTGCTCGGGTGAGGAGAACCCCTTCAGCAAGCAAGGACCAACCAAACAGTGGTCAGCCTCGCACAGCAAAGCAG GCTGTTACTAATGTAAAATCTGTTGGAGCTGGATTaccagaaaatgaagaggaggaggtaaaagaccCTTTCCTGCCCTTGGTAGAGGCTCATCAACGACATGAACTCACATTACTTCGAATGGAGGATCTCTTGAGATGTGGTCTCACCAGCCCAGGTCCTGTCACCACTGCTCAAGGTCTGTGCTTGGAAATGGTTCATTTTGCTACCAAGCTAACAGTAGCTAAGCGAAGAATTCTTGAGGACCCAGATCTGTATTCTTCTACCTCCAAAGAACTATCTCGCTCCCAACAACGTAATCGCCGTAGGAAG GTGTGTGAGAAGTTAGCTTTGGTTCCTGGCAAGCTGGACCATGCCACTGTTGTAGCTTATACAGTGGGGCTGTACCAAGACCCTGATGCTCCAGACCCTGAGGAGTATCCTTTGGTGCGCCCCCATATGTTTCGTCCAGCTCCTCTTGCCTCTCCAGATTCCACTCGCAGTTTGGTTTCACAGTTGGAGGAGGCACGACCAGCTGACCTCCCTACGGTGAGTGCAGGAGGGGCAGCACATGCAGCAGGGCCTGAGAGTAAGGCATCTCCCTTCTCCCAAGATAAAGAGAATCTCAGCCCCAACACAGCTCCAGTACCCTGCCGCCCTACCCTCATTGAAACCATCGTGTAA
- the LOC123499977 gene encoding glycosyltransferase 8 domain-containing protein 1-like produces the protein MLSHTRLKVCVVVAAVFWFTLLIYVLSFLRGRPGSPADSTKHINTLRQAGNIALARVAKSQALLSEFLQHAWKGNISLSYSLSSNKPVPSSRLTSGGKDSLKVVVSGDTDSLLGVMAMMNSVATNTHHPLHFYVTLPSAVIPHFNKWISQTKLRTAGLTVKPHPSKVPQKRPHYAKIYIKDIFPNLKGSFVYLEPDVIVQGDISELLSTPIISSYFGAFTKDCFSSSKHLTLTHQYYSSHLNLLHPAIRALKIRPNTCIPNTGVFVSEMHLWANASHQMQELISSSTINDPIYSSMGDEGEAAVLAVIYGHMVPLPHVWHLPDLGLKAQVSYSKHFVQSAKLLHWNGHFKPWSRKAAFSDVWLHYYLADPSGKYRPARISL, from the exons ATGCTGAGCCACACTCGTCTTAAAGTGT gtgtggtggtagcagcagtatttTGGTTTACACTGCTGATCTATGTCTTGTCTTTCCTACGAGGACGACCAGGGAGTCCAGCAGATTCCACAAAGCACATAAATACCCTGAGGCAAGCAGGAAATATTGCACTTGCCCGGGTTGCTAAAAGTCAG GCATTGCTGAGTGAGTTCTTGCAGCATGCATGGAAAGGAAACATCTCCCTCAGCTATTCACTATCTTCCAACAAACCTGTCCCATCATCTAGACTCACCTCAG GTGGCAAGGACTCcctgaaggtggtggtgtcaggGGATACAGACAGCTTGCTTGGGGTGATGGCAATGATGAACAGTGTGGCTACCAACACTCATCATCCCCTTCACTTCTATGTCACTCTGCCCAGTGCTGTCATACCTCACTTCAA TAAGTGGATATCTCAAACCAAACTGCGTACTGCTGGTCTCACTGTGAAGCCCCATCCATCCAAGGTGCCACAAAAAAGGCCCCATTATGCCAAAATCTACATCAAGGATATATTCCCCAACCTGAAGGGCAGTTTTGTCTACCTTGAACCAGATGTGATTGTACAAG GAGACATATCAGAACTTCTGAGCACTCCTATCATCAGCTCCTACTTTGGTGCCTTCACAAAGGATTGCTTCTCAAGTTCCAAGCACCTAACCCTGACCCACCAATACTATTCCTCCCACCTAAACCTGCTCCACCCTGCCATTCGTGCCCTTAAGATCCGTCCTAATACTTGTATTCCCAATACTGGAGTCTTTGTGAGTGAGATGCACCTTTGGGCCAATGCCTCCCACCAGATGCAAGAGTTgatcagcagcagcaccatcaa TGACCCAATATATTCTTCCATGGGTGATGAGGGAGAAGCAGCTGTGTTAGCTGTGATATATGGCCACATGGTTCCCTTGCCTCATGTCTGGCACCTCCCTGACCTAG GTCTGAAGGCACAAGTCAGCTACTCCAAACATTTTGTCCAGTCTGCCAAGCTTCTACACTGGAATGGCCACTTCAAGCCTTGGTCACGCAAAGCTGCTTTCTCTGATGTATGGCTGCACTATTACTTGGCTGACCCAAGTGGCAAATATCGACCAGCTAGAATTTCTCTTTAA